The genomic segment TGCCGCCTACCCCTTTTTGCGGTGAATGACGAGAATCCGTTCTTCACGAAACGATAGCCGTAAAAAAGCCCCGCATCTTGTCAAGAGAGCGGGGCTTTGTGTATTTTTTGCGTTTAGATCTGTTCAGCCCACAGGTCGTATTCGTCGGCGTCAGTCACTTTGCACCAGACCTTGTCGCCCGGCTTCAGGTTGCTGCCGTTGTCGATGAATACGTTACCGTCGATTTCCGGGGCATCGAAGAAGCAGCGACCCACGGCGCCTTGCTCGTCGACTTCATCCACCAGCACTTCGATTTCACGACCGACGCGCATTTGCAGGCGTGCCGAGCTGATGGCTTGTTGATGGGCCATGAAGCGGTCCCAACGGTCCTGCTTGACGTCGTCCGGCACGATGGCCGCGTCCAGCAGGTTGGCCGGTGCGCCTTCGACCGGCGAGTACTGGAAGCAGCCGACGCGGTCCAGCTGGGCCTCAGTCAGCCAGTCCAGCAGGTACTGGAAGTCTTCTTCGGTTTCGCCGGGGAAGCCGACGATGAAGGTCGAACGGATGATCAGGTCCGGGCAGATCACGCGCCAGTTCTTGATCCGCGCCAGGGTCTTGTCTTCGAAGGCCGGGCGTTTCATGGCTTTCAGGACTTTCGGGCTGGCATGCTGGAACGGGATGTCCAGGTACGGCAGGATCTTGCCGGCGGCCATCAGCGGGATCAGCTCGTCGACATGCGGGTACGGGTAGACGTAGTGCAGACGGACCCAGACGCCCAGCGTGCTGAGGGCTTCGCAGAGTTCGGTCATGCGGGTTTTCACCGGCGCGCCGTTCCAGAAACCGGTGCGGTATTTCACGTCGACGCCGTAGGCGCTGGTGTCCTGGGAGATCACCAGCAGCTCTTTGACGCCGGCCTTGACCAGGCGCTGGGCTTCGTCGAGCACGTCACCGACCGGGCGGCTGACCAGCTTGCCGCGCATCGACGGGATGATGCAGAAGCTGCAGCTGTGGTTGCAGCCTTCGGAAATCTTCAGATACGCATAGTGGCGCGGGGTCAACTTGATGCCTTGTGGCGGCACCAGGTCGATCAGCGGGTTGTGATCCTGGCGCGGCGGCACGGCGTCGTGCACGGCGTTGACCACTTGCTCGTACTGCTGCGGGCCGGTCACGGCCAGCACGCTTGGGTGCACCTTGCGAATGTTGCCTTCTTCGACACCCATGCAGCCGGTCACGATGACCTTGCCGTTTTCCTTGATCGCTTCGCCGATCACTTCCAGCGACTCAGCCTTGGCCGAGTCGATGAAGCCGCAGGTGTTGACCACCACGACGTCGGCGTCTTGATAAGTGGACACGACGTCATAGCCTTCCATACGCAGCTGGGTAAGGATGCGCTCGGAGTCGACCAGTGCTTTGGGGCAACCCAGGGATACGAAGCCAACCTTTGGATTGGCCGGCGCAGGAGTGGTGGACATGTCTAACCTCGGTATTTGTGACGCCTCAAGCCGATCAGGGCAGGGACGGACGGGCGTTTGGGTACGCCTCTGATCAAAAAGTGCGCAATTCTAGCGATGAGCCACGCACTTGACCAGCTTTATGCAGGGAAATACGACGAGTGCTGCGCTATGCTTCGCGCCGTTGGGCTTTACCGATTTTTTACAGTCAACAAAACGTCTGTAACCTTAAGTAAAACGGTGCATGCTGCACGGCAAAGCATAGTGCTTCTTATAAGAAGTCCGGGTCTGAGTAGTAGGAGTATTGGATGGGGCAGGCAAGTAGTCAGGCCGCGGGCACCGAGCATTCGACGGCAAAACCGTTGGGCATGCTGGTCGCGGCGGTCGGGGTGGTTTACGGCGATATCGGCACAAGCCCGCTGTACACCCTCAAAGAAGTGTTTACAGGCCATTACGGAGTGCCGGTCAATCATGACGGGATCTTCGGGATTCTGGCGTTGATCTTCTGGTCGCTGGTCTGGGTAGTCTCAATCAAATATGTATTGTTCATCTTGCGCGCTGACAACCAGGGCGAAGGCGGGATCATGGCGTTGACGGCGCTGGCCCGTCGCGCCGCTGCGCCTTATCCGCGGTTGCGGGCGGTGCTGGTGATTCTGGGGTTGATTGGCGCTGCGCTATTCTATGGCGACAGCATGATCACCCCGGCGATTTCCGTGTTGTCGGCAGTAGAAGGCCTGGAACTGGCCTTCGACGGCCTGGAACGCTGGGTGGTGCCATTGTCGTTGATCGTGCTGGTCGGGTTGTTCCTGATCCAGAAACACGGCACTGACAGGATCGGCAAGCTGTTCGGCCCGGTCATGGTGTTGTGGTTCGTGATGCTGGGCGTACTCGGTATCAATGGTATCCAGCAGCACCCTGAAGTGCTCAATGCGCTGAATCCGATCTGGGGCGTTCGATTCTTCACCTTGCACCCGGGCATGGGCGTGGCGATTCTCGGCGCCGTGGTGCTGGCGCTGACCGGTGCCGAGGCGTTGTACGCCGACATGGGCCACTTTGGGCGTAAGCCGATTGCTCGTGCCTGGTTCGCGCTGGTTCTGCCGGCGCTGGTGCTGAACTACTTCGGCCAGGGCGCCTTGCTGTTGGGCGATCCGGAAGCGGCGCGTAACCCGTTCTACCTGCTGGCACCGAGCTGGGCGTTGATTCCGCTGGTGGTGTTGTCGACGCTGGCCACGGTGATCGCGTCCCAAGCGGTGATTTCCGGTGCGTTCTCGCTGACCCGTCAGGCGATCCAGCTGGGTTACATCCCGCGCATGCACATTCAGCACACCTCCAGCGCCGAGCAGGGGCAGATTTATATCGGTGCAGTGAACTGGGCGCTGATGATCGGGGTCGTCCTGCTGGTCATCGGTTTTGAATCCTCCAGCGCCTTGGCCTCTGCCTACGGCGTGGCGGTGACCGGGACCATGCTCATCACCAGTATTCTGGTGTCGGCGGTGATGTTGCTGCTGTGGAAATGGCCTCCGATACTGGCGGTGCCAATCCTGATTGGCTTTGTGCTGGTGGACGGGCTGTATTTCGCCGCCAACGTGCCGAAAATCATTCAGGGCGGCGCCTTCCCGGTATTGGCGGGGATCGTGCTGTTTATCCTGATGACCACCTGGAAGCGCGGTAAGGAGCTGCTGGTGGACCGCCTGGACGAGGGGGGGCTGCCACTGCCGATCTTCATCAGCAGCATCCGCGTGCAGCCGCCGCATCGTGTTCAAGGCACCGCCGTGTTCCTGACCGCCCGCCCGGACGCTGTGCCTCACGCCTTGTTGCACAACCTGTTGCACAACCAGGTACTGCACGAGCAGGTGGTGCTGTTGACGGTGGTGTACGAAGACATCCCACGGGTGCCGGCGCAACGGCGTTTCGAGGTCGACTCCTACGGTGAAGGGTTCTTCCGTGTCATCTTGCACTTTGGCTTCATCGATGAGCCGGACGTGCCAGAGGCGCTGAAACTGTGTCACCTGGATGATCTGGATTTCAGCCCGATGCGCACCACCTACTTCCTCAGCCGCGAGACGGTCATCGCCTCCAAGATTGAGGGCATGGCGCGCTGGCGTGAGGCCTTGTTCGCCTTCATGCTGAAGAACGCCAACGGCAACCTGCGCTTCTTCAAGCTGCCGGTGAACCGGGTGATTGAGTTGGGTACTCAGGTCGAGATGTAAACCCCATCAAAAAGCCCCCGTTGCCAGTCTGGTAGCGGGGGCTTTTTTGTGTCTGGGGTGTCTTGCTTCAATGCAGTGAAGCCCCTTTGTGGGAGCGAGCGGGCTCGCTCCCACAAAGGGGCTATGTATGTTCCCAGAGCGTAAAAAGCCCCCGCAACCTACAGGCTGCGGGGGCTTTTTGTCATGCGTGGCTCAGATCATTCCTGTGCCGTTGCATCATCCTGCGCCTGGCGCTTCTTGATGATGTCTACCAGGCGCTGTGCCAGCGCCGGGTAGTTCTCGTCGAAGTGGTGGCCGCCAGGCAGTTTCACGGCTTCGCCAACGGCGGTCTTGTCGGTGCAACCACTCTCGTCGACTTCTTCCGCGCCGTAGATGCACACCACTTTCGCCGGTGGCAGCTTGGCCATTTCCGGGCCGGTGGCGGCTTCTTTGCCGGCGTTGCCGAGCCAGCCTTCGACTTCGATTTCGAAGCTGCCGGTGCGGGCGAAGGCCAGCAGGATGATTGCATCGACCCGTTGCTGCTCGGATTCGGCCAGGCGGTTGTAGATCGCTGGCAGAACGTCGGCACCGAACGAGTAGCCGGTCAGAATGAAGCGCTTGGTGCCCCATTTCTGGCGGTAGTGCTGCATCAGTTCGGCCAGGTCCAGGGCGCTTTGCTCTGGGCTCTTGTGCTGCCAGTAGTAGCGCAGGGTGTCGATGCCGACCACCGGATAGCCGATCTTGGCCATCTCGCCCGCGACGTCGCGGTCCAGGTCGCGCCAGCCGCCGTCACCGGAAAGAAACAGGGTGACAGTGTCCTTCGCCTGACCCGCCGGCACTTCAACCACCGGGATTTGCAGACCGCCGTTGCCCTTGTCGGCACCCACGAGGATCTTGCGCAGCTCGTTATTCAGCACTTGCGGCAAGTTGATGTCGTAGTCGCTGATGCTGGTTTCGGCGTTCGGTTGATCGCGCACAAACCCGGCACTGGTATCGTCCGGGTTGTCGTTCCAGGCTACCAGCCAATGGCCGTGTGCCGCTTTCTTCGGCAGCAGTTTGGTGGTGCAGGTGGCTTTTTCCAGCGCCAGGTCCACCGAAATGGCCTGTGCCTTGTCGTCCTTCTGCTCCGCCAGCCAGCGCCAGGCCAGCACGGCACCTGGGCCGATACCGCTGACCAGGGTTGCCGGGGCGTGGAGTTCTCGCTCGGCCGCTTGCATGGCGCGGTCTTGCAGCAGGCAGTCCTTGGGCAGAATCACCTGAACGATATGCGCCGAAGCGCTACGGCTCAGCGCTTTCAGTTGCTGGTCGTTGAGCTTTTGTTCGTCGGTGACGGCCACGATCACCTGGGCTTTCGCCTGGGTGCCGGGTGTCACTCGAGTCAGCGCGACGCCGTCGGCCGGCGTCAACTGTTCGAGGGTCGGTTCCGGTGCCGGGCGTTTCAGGTACCAGTAACCGCCACCGAGAATCAGGGCCAGCACTACCAGAGTGGCCAGTACGTACCGCAGGGAGCGTTGAATCATCAGCGTTTCACCAATCCAGTCAAGCCGCCCGCAATCAGGGCAGCAGTATCGGCCAGGGCTACCAGCGGATCGAGTCCTGCTGGCACGGCCATATAACGGGGTTCCCAGTCAGGCTGGAACTTGTCTTTGAAGCGGCGCAAGCCTTGGAAATTGTAGAGCTGCTCACCACGGCGGAAGACCATCGAGCCCAGGCGCTGGGTCAGTGGTGCGCCACGACGGGGTTGCAACCCCGACAACGGCACCATGCCCAGGCTGAAACGCGCGTATCCATGATTTTTATAATGTTGAATCAGGCCGACCATCATGAACTCCATGGTCAGCTTCGGAGCATCCGGGTGTGCGCGCATCAGGTCGAGGCTGGCCAGATCATGGCCATAAGTCTCGAGCAGGTTGGCGAACGCGACCGGACGTCCTTCGAAATGAATCACCGCGACGCGGAAATGCTTGATGTAGTCGTCGCTGAAGCGGCCCAGCGAGAAGCCTTTCTCGCGCACGTTCTTGCCGGTCAGCCAGGCATCGGAAATCACCCTGAGCTCGTCCATCGGCGCGTGCCCCGGTTCGTAGATCTCCAGTGACAGGCCGTCACGGCTGCCACGGTTCCAGGTGTAGCGCAGGTCTTTCATCTCTTTGCCCTTGGCTTCGAGATCAAAGCGATGCAGATCGACTCGGGCTTCTTCGCCCAGCTTGATCGCGGTCAGGCCGATGTCCATGTAGTACGGCAGGTTCTCGGCGCGCACCTGATAGAACACAGGACGAGCGTGGTGAAGATCGCACAGGTCGCGAAACTGCCAGATCATTTCCGCCCGTTGCTGGGTGGGGCCGATCGGGTCGTACAGCGCCACCAGGCTGCGGCCACGGCGGGCGTACATCAGAAACGCCTCGTCGTTGGGGTGAAACAGCAACGCCTTGTCACCGGTCAGCGCGAGGCCGCCGTCGGGCTGGGAGGAGGCCATGAGGATTTTCACGGCGCGATCCAGTTCGTCGGGAGTCGGCAGATGGATGATCGGGCGCGCGGTGCGCAGCAGCCAGGTCAGGGACACCACCACCAACAGCACAGCGGCGCCGAGCAGCGAGCGCAGGCCCCGGGGTGCGTCTGCGTCGAGGGTGAACTGCCACCACAGTTGATGGCTGTAGGGGACGTCCTGATAGGCAAACAACAGCAGCCACATCGAGGCACCGAGTACACACAGGCTCGCGACCAGGTACAGCGGCGAGAAGGGCACCTCGGTCAGGCGGCTCGGGCGGTAGAAAGAACGACGGAAAACCCCCAGCAGGCTCGCGGTCAGGGTCATCAGGCTGGCTTCTTCCCAGTCGAAACCTTTGAGTAGCGACAGCACTGCGCCCACCAGCAACAGAATGGTGGTCAGCATCCATGCCGCCGACAAGCGGCGACGCAAGCCCTGGGCCAACAACAGGCAGAGCACGCCGACCAGGCTGGCGCCAAAGTGGGAGGCGTCTACCAGGCGGTGCGGGATCAGAAAGCCGATGTGTTCCAGGCGGGTGTCGATTTCTGGCGTGGCACCGGAAAACAGCAGTACCACGCCCGACAGGAACACCAGCAGCGACAGAATCGGTGCAGCGAGACCGGACGCAGCACGCAGTGACTGCCGGGACTGGAACAGGCGCTGGCCTTCGTTGATCAGCAGGAATACGCACGCGACCAACAGCGGCAGCACCACATAGATCAGGCGATACAGCAGCAGCGCGGCGGCCAGTGGTGCGGCACCGAGCTTGTCGGCGAAGGCGGCCAGCAGAATCGCTTCGAACACCCCGACACCGCCGGGCACATGACTGAGCACGCCGGCGGCCAGTGCCAGCAGGTACACCAGCAGGAACGCGCCAAAGGGCGGAGCTTCGGGCAGCAACAGATAAAGCACGGTTGCGGCAGCGGCTACGTCCAGGGCGGTGATGAGCAGTTGCAGGAAAGTCAGGCGACGGCCGGGCAGGCGCAGGGTGCGGCGTCCGGCCTTGACCAGCAGGTTGTCCGGGTAAGGCTGTTCCGGCAGGCGACGGCGATAGATACCGATCACCAATACCGACATCAGCAACAACACGCCGGCGGCAACCAGGCCCAGCAAGGTTTCGGAGAGCCCCAGGGCGGCGGAGGCGGCAGGCAGGTTGCTCAGGGTCGCCAGAGCGGCCAGAGGGGGCAGGGCGCAACCGAGCGAGAGGCTGGCGAACAACGTCATGTGGGCGACGTCGGAGGCCCCCAGGCCATGGCGTGCATATAAACGGTAGCGGACGGAGCCGCCCGACAGCATCGACAGGCCAATGGCATTGCCGATGGCAAAAGCGGTGAACCCGCCCAGGGCCATTGTTCGCGGCGCCAGTGTTACGCCGGCGTAGCGGCTGGCGGACCATTCATAACCCAGCAGGATAATGAAGCCGACGACGGTGGCGGCCAGTGCGCCGAGCAGGGCCGGTTTCGGAACTTCCAGAATCGAATCATGAAGCGCATACAGATCGAGTTCGCTCAACAGGTGGCGACAGGCAATCAGCGCGATAGCGAACAACAGCAAGGTAACCGCCAGGCCAATCGGCTGACGGTATTTGCTGACCAGATCAAACAGGCGCAAACGCTCGGGCTTGATAGGGTGGGTCGCTGTGACGGTGTCTTGTGGATCAGACGAATTGGCGCGCATCAATCACCTCTTGGATTGTGCGCGACAGGATGGAGGTATCGAGCCAAGTTACCAATCCCTGTAGAAAAATAATCACGAATATTAACGCCCTCACCGGTTTTCGGCGATGACACGTCATCGATTGTAAAGGGTCTGCCCGCGACTCAGCATAGTCTGATCTCAGAGCCCGGTTATCCCGAACGGTTCAATACACAGTGACAGATCATTGTTGCGAAAGGACTTTTTCAGCAGATACAAAAAAGGCCACTCTTTCGAGCAGCCTTTTTTGATGTTTGGTTGCGGGAGCCGGATTTGAACCGACGACCTTCGGGTTATGAGCCCGACGAGCTACCAGACTGCTCCATCCCGCGTCTGTGTGGCGGCATTCTACAGGCGAACGGCGGGGTGTCAACCGTTAATCCAGATATAGGTCAAATAAGCGTAAATGAGTGGCAAGCGGTCGTCCTCGTCATCTTAAGTTTCGGAATCGGAACGCTTTCTCTATCCAGGCGTGTGCCGGCTGGATAGAGGTCTTTCTACAAAACAGGCGCGCACAAAAAAGGCCACTCTTTCGAGTAGCCTTTTTTGATGTTTGGTTGCGGGAGCCGGATTTGAACCGACGACCTTCGGGTTATGAGCCCGACGAGCTACCAGACTGCTCCATCCCGCGTCTGTGTGTCGGCATTCTACAGCGGATCGCAGGGGTGTCAACCATCAATCCACAAAAAATCTGTTCCTGTTCAATCGCTTAGCTGTTTCAGGGGGTGGGCTGAAGCGCTGAAAGGCTTGTGCAGCAAGGCTTTCAGCTCTATCAGACGATGCTTTTCGATTGAGAAAATAAATTCATCAGCGGCATTTCCTACGGTAGATGAAGAACATTCAGACTACTGGTGCTATATACAGGTGTCGGTGAGATACTGCTGATCCTGCTGACTTATCCTTCATTTATCTGTCATGAACGCCGCTTTTATATGACCCAGCGAAAAATCATCCACGTTGACTGTGACTGCTTCTACGCCGCCATCGAGATGCGTGACGACCCGCGTCTGGCAGGCAAGCCGCTGGCAGTGGGTGGGTCGGCGGACAGGCGCGGGGTGATTGCGACCTGTAATTATGAAGCGCGGGCTTTTGGTGTGCGGTCAGCGATGTCTTCGGGGCATGCCCTGAAGCTTTGCCCGGACCTGACCATCGTCAAGCCGCGCATGGATGCCTATAGAGAGGCGTCGAAGGAAATTCATACGATCTTCAGCGATTACACCGACCTGATCGAGCCGCTTTCTCTCGACGAGGCCTATCTGGATGTGTCGGATAGCCCGCATTTTGGCGGCAGCGCTACGCGCATTGCCCAGGATATCCGCCGCCGGGTTTCCAATCAGTTGCACATCACCGTTTCGGCGGGCGTGGCGCCCAACAAGTTTCTGGCCAAGATCGCCAGTGACTGGAAAAAGCCCAACGGTCTGTTTGTCATCACGCCGGATCAGGTCGAGGACTTTGTCAGTGGCTTGCCGGTGAGCAAGCTGCATGGCGTGGGCAAGGTGACCGCTGACAAGCTGGGCAAGCTGGGGATTGTCGACTGTTCGCAGTTGCGCGAATGGAACAAATTGGCGCTGGTGCGCGAATTTGGCAGCTTTGGCGAGCGACTCTGGAGCTTGGCGCGTGGGATTGATGATCGCCTGGTGCACAACGACAGCCGTCGGCAATCAATCAGCGTGGAAAATACCTACGATGTGGATTTGCCGGATCTGGTGAGTTGCCTGGACAAACTGCCGGAACTGCTGGAAACCCTTGCCGGACGAATGGCGCGGATCGACAGCAGCTATCGACCGGGCAAGCCGTTCGTCAAAGTGAAATTCCATGACTTTACCCAGACGACGCTGGAGCAGGCCGGAGCAGGGCGGGATCTAGGCAGTTATCAGTTGTTGCTGACCCAGGCGTTCAATCGCGGCGGTAAGCCGGTGCGGTTGTTGGGGGTGGGGGTGCGGCTGGAGGATTTGCGGGGCGGGTTTGAGCAGATGGAGTTGTTTGAGCGGTAATGTCTGGCTTGGGTGTGGTGGTGAATATCAAGCCGCCTTCGCGAGCAGGCTCGCTCCCACATTTGGAACGCATGAGCCTGTGGGAGCGAGCCTGCTCGCGAAGCTTGTAGAGCTCTAGTTCACCCCAGGATCCGCCACCAGTCGCCCGGCATCCCTGGTCAGTGATTTCAGGAATTCGGCCTGCAGCTCAGGATCATTGCGAGTCAGCTCGATCAGGCTTTGTTCCAGCTCGCTGGCTTCTTCTTCCAGACCCAGTTCCGACAGGCGTTTGACCCGGTGGACCCACTGGCTCACTTCATCGTCTTCGAGGTCGTCGTAAATCAGCGCGTGGGCCTCAAGCAGTTTGCCGCGCAAGCTGTTGCTGATGGCCAGGGTCGAATCCGTGTGCACATCGTCCTGGGCATCTTCGACGGTGATTTGCAGGTTGCTCAGATGATTGAGGTCATGTTCGGCAAACGGGCTGTCCAGCAGGTTCAGGCGCAGCACGCCGTTCTTGTCGGTGCTCATTTCGAACGTGTTCTTGCCGGCCTTGACCTGCACCGGGCGCTCGCTCCAAGGCAGGCTCGAATACTCCGTGCGTTTATCACGCTGGACTTCGTCGATGCTCGCCAGGTTTTGCTGGGCGCGACCATGAGACTGCACGTTCATGAACGGGTTGACCCCGGCAAAGCCGTAGCTGAGCCAGTCCTTGGTCACGCTGTCTGGCAGCGTGCCGAACGCAAACACATTGACCACGTTCGCTCCGATACCGG from the Pseudomonas sp. N3-W genome contains:
- the rimO gene encoding 30S ribosomal protein S12 methylthiotransferase RimO, with protein sequence MSTTPAPANPKVGFVSLGCPKALVDSERILTQLRMEGYDVVSTYQDADVVVVNTCGFIDSAKAESLEVIGEAIKENGKVIVTGCMGVEEGNIRKVHPSVLAVTGPQQYEQVVNAVHDAVPPRQDHNPLIDLVPPQGIKLTPRHYAYLKISEGCNHSCSFCIIPSMRGKLVSRPVGDVLDEAQRLVKAGVKELLVISQDTSAYGVDVKYRTGFWNGAPVKTRMTELCEALSTLGVWVRLHYVYPYPHVDELIPLMAAGKILPYLDIPFQHASPKVLKAMKRPAFEDKTLARIKNWRVICPDLIIRSTFIVGFPGETEEDFQYLLDWLTEAQLDRVGCFQYSPVEGAPANLLDAAIVPDDVKQDRWDRFMAHQQAISSARLQMRVGREIEVLVDEVDEQGAVGRCFFDAPEIDGNVFIDNGSNLKPGDKVWCKVTDADEYDLWAEQI
- a CDS encoding potassium transporter Kup, whose translation is MLVAAVGVVYGDIGTSPLYTLKEVFTGHYGVPVNHDGIFGILALIFWSLVWVVSIKYVLFILRADNQGEGGIMALTALARRAAAPYPRLRAVLVILGLIGAALFYGDSMITPAISVLSAVEGLELAFDGLERWVVPLSLIVLVGLFLIQKHGTDRIGKLFGPVMVLWFVMLGVLGINGIQQHPEVLNALNPIWGVRFFTLHPGMGVAILGAVVLALTGAEALYADMGHFGRKPIARAWFALVLPALVLNYFGQGALLLGDPEAARNPFYLLAPSWALIPLVVLSTLATVIASQAVISGAFSLTRQAIQLGYIPRMHIQHTSSAEQGQIYIGAVNWALMIGVVLLVIGFESSSALASAYGVAVTGTMLITSILVSAVMLLLWKWPPILAVPILIGFVLVDGLYFAANVPKIIQGGAFPVLAGIVLFILMTTWKRGKELLVDRLDEGGLPLPIFISSIRVQPPHRVQGTAVFLTARPDAVPHALLHNLLHNQVLHEQVVLLTVVYEDIPRVPAQRRFEVDSYGEGFFRVILHFGFIDEPDVPEALKLCHLDDLDFSPMRTTYFLSRETVIASKIEGMARWREALFAFMLKNANGNLRFFKLPVNRVIELGTQVEM
- a CDS encoding virulence factor family protein; this translates as MIQRSLRYVLATLVVLALILGGGYWYLKRPAPEPTLEQLTPADGVALTRVTPGTQAKAQVIVAVTDEQKLNDQQLKALSRSASAHIVQVILPKDCLLQDRAMQAAERELHAPATLVSGIGPGAVLAWRWLAEQKDDKAQAISVDLALEKATCTTKLLPKKAAHGHWLVAWNDNPDDTSAGFVRDQPNAETSISDYDINLPQVLNNELRKILVGADKGNGGLQIPVVEVPAGQAKDTVTLFLSGDGGWRDLDRDVAGEMAKIGYPVVGIDTLRYYWQHKSPEQSALDLAELMQHYRQKWGTKRFILTGYSFGADVLPAIYNRLAESEQQRVDAIILLAFARTGSFEIEVEGWLGNAGKEAATGPEMAKLPPAKVVCIYGAEEVDESGCTDKTAVGEAVKLPGGHHFDENYPALAQRLVDIIKKRQAQDDATAQE
- the mprF gene encoding bifunctional lysylphosphatidylglycerol flippase/synthetase MprF, yielding MRANSSDPQDTVTATHPIKPERLRLFDLVSKYRQPIGLAVTLLLFAIALIACRHLLSELDLYALHDSILEVPKPALLGALAATVVGFIILLGYEWSASRYAGVTLAPRTMALGGFTAFAIGNAIGLSMLSGGSVRYRLYARHGLGASDVAHMTLFASLSLGCALPPLAALATLSNLPAASAALGLSETLLGLVAAGVLLLMSVLVIGIYRRRLPEQPYPDNLLVKAGRRTLRLPGRRLTFLQLLITALDVAAAATVLYLLLPEAPPFGAFLLVYLLALAAGVLSHVPGGVGVFEAILLAAFADKLGAAPLAAALLLYRLIYVVLPLLVACVFLLINEGQRLFQSRQSLRAASGLAAPILSLLVFLSGVVLLFSGATPEIDTRLEHIGFLIPHRLVDASHFGASLVGVLCLLLAQGLRRRLSAAWMLTTILLLVGAVLSLLKGFDWEEASLMTLTASLLGVFRRSFYRPSRLTEVPFSPLYLVASLCVLGASMWLLLFAYQDVPYSHQLWWQFTLDADAPRGLRSLLGAAVLLVVVSLTWLLRTARPIIHLPTPDELDRAVKILMASSQPDGGLALTGDKALLFHPNDEAFLMYARRGRSLVALYDPIGPTQQRAEMIWQFRDLCDLHHARPVFYQVRAENLPYYMDIGLTAIKLGEEARVDLHRFDLEAKGKEMKDLRYTWNRGSRDGLSLEIYEPGHAPMDELRVISDAWLTGKNVREKGFSLGRFSDDYIKHFRVAVIHFEGRPVAFANLLETYGHDLASLDLMRAHPDAPKLTMEFMMVGLIQHYKNHGYARFSLGMVPLSGLQPRRGAPLTQRLGSMVFRRGEQLYNFQGLRRFKDKFQPDWEPRYMAVPAGLDPLVALADTAALIAGGLTGLVKR
- the dinB gene encoding DNA polymerase IV produces the protein MTQRKIIHVDCDCFYAAIEMRDDPRLAGKPLAVGGSADRRGVIATCNYEARAFGVRSAMSSGHALKLCPDLTIVKPRMDAYREASKEIHTIFSDYTDLIEPLSLDEAYLDVSDSPHFGGSATRIAQDIRRRVSNQLHITVSAGVAPNKFLAKIASDWKKPNGLFVITPDQVEDFVSGLPVSKLHGVGKVTADKLGKLGIVDCSQLREWNKLALVREFGSFGERLWSLARGIDDRLVHNDSRRQSISVENTYDVDLPDLVSCLDKLPELLETLAGRMARIDSSYRPGKPFVKVKFHDFTQTTLEQAGAGRDLGSYQLLLTQAFNRGGKPVRLLGVGVRLEDLRGGFEQMELFER